A single region of the Leptodactylus fuscus isolate aLepFus1 chromosome 5, aLepFus1.hap2, whole genome shotgun sequence genome encodes:
- the IDH2 gene encoding isocitrate dehydrogenase [NADP], mitochondrial produces MAGYLRAVTNICKSSAAVLSKNPGALAPALTQQQRNYADKRIKVANPVVEMDGDEMTRIIWEFIKEKLILSNVDVELKYYDLGLPYRDQTNDQVTIDSALATKKYNVAVKCATITPDEARVEEFKLKKMWKSPNGTIRNILGGTVFREPIICKNIPRLVPGWTQAITIGRHAHGDQYKATDFVVDKAGKFKLVFSPADGSKAQEWEVFDFPAGGVGMGMYNTDESISGFAHSCFQYAIQKKWPLYMSTKNTILKAYDGRFKDIFQEIFEKNYKPEFDKLKIWYEHRLIDDMVAQVLKSSGGFVWACKNYDGDVQSDILAQGFGSLGLMTSVLVCPDGKTIEAEAAHGTVTRHYREHQKGRPTSTNPIASIFAWTRGLEHRGKLDGNQDLIDFSLKLEKVCVETVESGVMTKDLAGCIHGGFSNVRLNEHYVNTTDFLDAIKNNLDKALGKK; encoded by the exons ATGGCCGGCTATCTCCGAGCAGTCACCAATATCTGCAAGTCTTCCGCGGCAGTGCTGAGCAAGAACCCTGGTGCCCTCGCCCCCGCCCTGACCCAGCAGCAGAGGAACT ATGCAGACAAACGTATCAAGGTGGCTAACCCAGTGGTGGAGATGGATGGGGATGAGATGACCCGCATCATCTGGGAATTCATCAAGGAAAAG TTGATCCTGTCCAATGTTGATGTTGAGCTGAAGTACTATGATCTTGGCCTTCCATATCGTGACCAAACCAATGACCAGGTCACAATAGACTCTGCTTTGGCCACAAAGAAGTACAATGTTGCTGTGAAGTGTGCCACAATCACTCCTGATGAGGCCAGAGTAGAAG AATTTAAACTGAAGAAGATGTGGAAAAGTCCCAATGGAACAATCAGGAATATTTTGGGTGGAACAGTCTTCCGTGAGCCAATTATCTGCAAGAACATTCCACGCCTGGTTCCTGGGTGGACACAAGCCATCACTATTGGTAGACATGCACATGGTGATCAG TACAAGGCAACAGACTTTGTTGTTGACAAAGCTGGAAAATTCAAGTTGGTGTTCAGTCCAGCAGATGGCTCCAAGGCTcaggaatgggaagtgtttgacTTTCCTGCAGGAGGTGTTGGCATGGGAATGTACAACACCGATGAG TCCATCTCTGGTTTTGCACATAGCTGCTTCCAGTATGCTATCCAGAAGAAATGGCCTCTGTACATGAGCACAAAAAACACCATCTTGAAGGCTTATGACGGCAGGTTCAAGGACATCTTCCAGGAAATCTTTGAGAA GAATTACAAACCAGAGTTTGATAAACTGAAGATCTGGTATGAGCACAGGCTTATTGATGACATGGTAGCTCAGGTTCTCAAGTCTTCTGGAGGCTTTGTCTGGGCTTGCAAGAACTATGATGGAGATGTCCAGTCTGATATCCTTGCCCAAG GATTTGGTTCTCTTGGATTAATGACATCTGTCCTAGTGTGCCCAGATGGAAAAACCATTGAGGCAGAAGCTGCTCATGGGACAGTAACACGTCATTACCGGGAACATCAGAAG GGTCGTCCCACAAGTACTAATCCCATTGCCAGCATCTTTGCATGGACCAGAGGCTTggaacacagaggaaagctggatGGAAATCAGGATCTGATTGA CTTCTCCTTGAAACTAGAGAAGGTTTGTGTGGAGACTGTTGAGAGCGGTGTAATGACAAAGGACTTGGCTGGCTGTATTCATGGTGGATTTAGCAA CGTCAGACTCAATGAGCATTACGTGAACACAACAGACTTCCTGGACGCCATCAAGAACAACCTGGACAAAGCATTGGGAAAGAAATGA
- the ZNF710 gene encoding zinc finger protein 710 — MVCNMDRFTDFGTQTDAVVVLSLAQAAVLGLVSDNELFGATISPGGFFPSSRSDFTDNGPIEAEQPEGENYLNTGGKVAAEPLEDDALDSEKHPKRKKRLPVKVVPKIKCEKPEEETNTEEICQVTIGAKSEDGEDMISQDTQEPTSDNTVQNSSMKMIDLSTFHRKPKRFRHFRDRPRHDVDADYRRILQHPVQNSYPLPPMSMIPGNSSLDNMQRQCNFGPNLMQPSDTKTPIIGSPKMEENVQSFIWPESNEHETDTAENIERNKKAQLDRLDINVQIDDSYLVEAGDRQKRWQCRMCEKSYTSKYNLVTHILGHSGIKPHSCPHCNKLFKQPSHLQTHLLTHQGTRPHKCEVCNKAFTQTSHLKRHMLLHTDIKPYSCRFCGRGFAYPSELKAHEVKHENGRCHVCVECGLDFATLTQLKRHISSHQGPTMYQCMECNKSFHYRSQLQNHMLKHQNVRPFVCKECGMEFSQIHHLKQHSLTHKGVKEFKCEVCGREFTLHANMKRHMLIHASVRPFQCHICFKTFVQKQTLKTHMIVHSPVKPFKCKVCGKSFNRMYNLLGHMHLHAGYKPFKCPYCSSKFNLKGNLSRHMKVKHGVMDVSLENQDPMMDLPEQESNDMDRQQEMEDFEENSYSYGEVENPSVDQPMAEQTMKDMVYYNVL, encoded by the exons ATGGTATGTAATATGGATCGGTTCACTGACTTTGGCACACAGACCGATGCTGTGGTGGTGCTGTCCCTAGCACAGGCTGCTGTTTTGGGCCTAGTGTCAGataatgagctttttggagcgaCAATCAGCCCAGGCGGATTCTTCCCCTCCTCCCGGAGTGACTTTACAGATAATGGACCTATTGAGGCAGAACAGCCAGAAGGTGAGAACTACCTGAACACCGGAGGAAAGGTTGCAGCCGAACCATTAGAAGATGATGCCTTGGATTCGGAAAAACATCCCAAACGGAAGAAACGTCTTCCAGTCAAAGTAGTTCCAAAAATTAAATGTGAAAAACCTGAAGAGGAGACCAATACAGAAGAAATCTGCCAGGTCACAATAGGAGCCAAAAGTGAAGATGGTGAAGATATGATTTCACAGGACACTCAGGAGCCTACCAGTGACAACACTGTACAAAACAGCTCTATGAAAATGATTGACCTCAGTACGTTCCATAGGAAGCCAAAGAGGTTTCGCCATTTTCGAGACAGACCACGTCATGATGTGGATGCTGATTATCGACGCATATTACAGCACCCTGTGCAAAACTCTTACCCTCTTCCACCTATGTCAATGATCCCTGGAAATTCCAGTTTGGACAATATGCAAAGGCAGTGTAATTTTGGACCAAACTTAATGCAGCCTAGTGACACTAAAACCCCAATCATTGGATCACCTAAGATGGAGGAAAATGTGCAAAGCTTTATTTGGCCTGAATCCAATGAACATGAAACGGATACAGCAGAAAACATTGAACGTAACAAAAAGGCCCAGTTGGATAGGTTAGATATAAATGTACAGATTGATGATTCCTACCTGGTGGAGGCTGGTGATCGCCAGAAACGGTGGCAGTGCCGAATGTGTGAGAAATCCTATACCTCAAAGTACAACTTAGTCACACACATCCTGGGGCACAGCGGGATCAAACCCCATTCATGCCCACACTGcaacaaacttttcaaacagccAAGTCATTTACAAACTCACCTCCTGACACACCAAGGGACGAGACCACACAAGTGTGAGGTGTGCAACAAGGCCTTTACACAGACCAGCCACCTGAAGAGACACATGCTACTCCATACAGACATCAAACCCTACAGCTGTCGCTTTTGTGGTCGGGGTTTTGCCTACCCCAGTGAACTCAAAGCCCATGAGGTAAAGCATGAAAATGGCAGATGCCACGTCTGTGTCGAATGTGGACTGGACTTTGCTACATTAACACAGCTGAAACGTCACATCTCCTCACACCAAGGACCCACAATGTACCAGTGTATGGAGTGCAACAAGTCCTTCCATTATCGCAGTCAGCTACAAAACCATATGCTGAAGCATCAGAATGTACGACCATTTGTCTGTAAAGAATGCGGCATGGAATTCAGCCAAATCCATCATCTTAAGCAGCATTCACTTACGCACAAG GGTGTAAAGGAGTTTAAATGTGAGGTATGTGGGCGGGAATTCACTCTGCATGCCAACATGAAGCGCCACATGCTGATCCATGCCAGTGTTCGCCCATTCCAGTGCCATATCTGCTTTAAGACCTTTGTACAGAAGCAAACGCTGAAGACTCATATGATAGTGCACTCCCCTGTCAAGCCGTTCAAATGCAAG GTTTGTGGAAAATCTTTTAACCGAATGTATAACTTGCTGGGCCACATGCACCTTCATGCGGGCTACAAACCCTTCAAATGCCCGTATTGCTCCAGCAAGTTCAACCTGAAAGGCAACCTCAGTCGTCACATGAAGGTTAAACATGGGGTGATGGACGTCAGTTTGGAAAACCAAG ATCCAATGATGGACCTTCCTGAGCAAGAATCCAATGATATGGACAGGCAGCAAGAAATGGAGGACTTTGAGGAGAACTCATACAGCTATGGAGAAGTGGAAAATCCATCAGTAGATCAGCCAATGGCCGAGCAAACTATGAAAGATATGGTCTATTACAATGTCCTATAG